The following are encoded together in the Sphaerodactylus townsendi isolate TG3544 linkage group LG14, MPM_Stown_v2.3, whole genome shotgun sequence genome:
- the CHMP1A gene encoding charged multivesicular body protein 1a isoform X2: MSETIRKWHERGSPDTLFQLKFTAKQLEKLSKKAEKDSKAEQAKVKKALQQKNVECARVYAENAIRKKNEGVNWLRMASRVDAVASKVQTAVTMKGVTKNMAQVTKALDKALSSMDLQKVSAVMDKFEHQVQNLDVHTSVMEDSMSSATTLTTPQEQVDSLIVQIAEENGLEVMDQLNQLPEGASAVAESSVRSQEDQLSRRLAALRN, translated from the exons ATGTCCGAGACGATCCGGAAGTGGCATGAACGCGGAAGTCCTG ACACTCTCTTCCAGTTAAAG TTCACAGCCAAGCAGTTGGAGAAGCTCTCCAAGAAGGCGGAAAAGGATTCCAAAGCTGAGCAAGCCAAAGTCAAGAAG GCCCTTCAGCAGAAGAACGTGGAGTGTGCCCGTGTCTACGCAGAGAATGCCATCCGGAAGAAGAACGAGGGCGTCAACTGGCTCCGCATGGCTTCCCGAGTGGACGCGGTGGCCTCCAAGGTCCAGACTGCAGTGACCATGAAAGGG GTGACGAAAAACATGGCCCAGGTGACGAAGGCCTTGGACAAAGCCCTCAGCTCCATGGACCTGCAGAAGGTCTCGGCTGTGATGGACAAATTTGAGCATCAGGTGCAGAACTTGGACGTTCATACTTCG GTGATGGAGGACTCCATGAGCTCAGCCACGACGCTGACCACGCCCCAGGAGCAGGTGGACAGCCTGATTGTGCAGATCGCGGAGGAGAACGGCCTGGAGGTCATGGATCAGCTGAACCAGCTGCCCGAGGGCGCCTCGGCGGTGGCAGAGAGCTCCGTGCGTTCCCAGGAGGACCAGCTATCACGAAg GTTGGCTGCCTTGCGGAATTAG
- the CDK10 gene encoding cyclin-dependent kinase 10, whose product MRRDSVSLGRVMADPADAEPEALRLKRLRGGFFTVPPEHRLGRCRSVKEFEKLNRIGEGTYGIVYRARDTLTDEIVALKKVRMDKEKDGIPISSLREITLLLKLQHPNIVELKEVVVGNHLESIFLVMGYCEQDLASLLENMQVPFSEAQVKCIILQVLKGLQYLHDNFIIHRDLKVSNLLMTDKGCVKTADFGLARAYRVPLKPMTPKVVTLWYRAPELLLGTTTQTTAIDMWAVGCILAELLAHKPLLPGSSEIQQIDMIVQLLGTPNETIWPGFSKLPLVTQYTLRKQPYNNLKHKFPWLSEAGLRLLNFLFMYDPKKRATAGDCLESSYFKEQPLPCEPELMPTFPHHRNKRAAPSTGAECTGKRSRP is encoded by the exons ATGCGCAGAGACTCCGTGTCTCTGGGGCGCGTCATGGCGGACCCTGCTGATGCAGAGCCGGAGGCTTTGCGGTTGAAGCGTCTCCGCGGCGGCTTCTTCACGGTGCCTCCGGAACACAGG CTGGGAAGATGCCGGAGTGTGAAGGAGTTTGAGAAGCTGAACCGGATTGGAGAAGGGACCTACGGCATTGTGT ACCGTGCTCGGGACACCCTGACCGATGAGATTGTGGCACTGAAGAAAGTGCGGATGGACAAAGAGAAAGACG GAATCCCCATCAGCAGCCTGCGGGAGATCACCCTGCTGCTAAAGCTGCAGCACCCCAACATTGTGGAgctgaaggaggtggtggtggggaatcatCTAGAGAG CATTTTCCTGGTGATGGGCTACTGCGAGCAGGACCTGGCCAGCCTCCTGGAGAACATGCAGGTTCCCTTCTCTGAAGCCCAG GTAAAGTGCATCATCCTTCAGGTTCTCAAGGGCCTTCAGTACCTGCACGACAACTTCATCATTCACAG GGACCTGAAAGTGTCTAACTTGCTCATGACCGACAAAGGATGCGTGAAGACAG CGGATTTTGGCCTGGCTCGTGCGTACCGGGTGCCGCTGAAGCCGATGACCCCCAAAGTCGTCACGCTGTG GTACCGAGCCCCTGAACTGTTACTGGGAACAACAACACAGACCACAGCCATAGATATGTG GGCAGTGGGCTGCATCctggccgagctgctggcccatAAGCCTCTGCTGCCCGGGAGCTCCGAGATCCAGCAGATAGACATGATCGTGCAACTCCTGGGCACGCCGAATGAGACCATCTGGCCC GGCTTCTCCAAGCTGCCCCTGGTGACACAGTACACCCTGCGCAAGCAGCCCTACAATAACCTGAAGCACAAGTTCCCGTGGCTGTCAGAAGCTGGCCTCCGCCTCCTCAATTTCCTCTTCATGTACGATCCTAAGAAAAG AGCCACGGCCGGTGACTGCCTGGAGAGCTCCTACTTCAAAGAGCAGCCTCTGC CCTGCGAGCCGGAGCTCATGCCAACGTTCCCCCACCATCGCAACAAGCGGGCTGCTCCCAGCACCGGCGCAGAATGCACAGGCAAACGCAGCCGGCCCTGA
- the VPS9D1 gene encoding VPS9 domain-containing protein 1 isoform X1: MLLPWAPGSCRAAAVGRRPNKWLRSPKGACRAGFLRLFLCWQEAYLEYLRSIHFISQALLEEAAAAKDGGEVVMPPDTAKMLKVAEQCLERAKSSVAKLGRAKAKLSTERSLGPTPGCRHRRVLSDEGGKLSPFLPPEMFQKLQTTEAASMKKELTPLEEASLQNQKLKAAYEARLARLNPSQAVQKTSLTLSLQRQMMENLVIAKAREETLQRKMEERRLRLQEAANRRFSSNAVLTQEEQEQRAIYAAILEYEQDHEWPRLWKVQLKKNPSDLLLVPKLISHLLSFADHPICQLLKKLQCSVYSRIYPLVSQSVVDRRVPGKVTRGLSLSSSLDAEAFLAPAPEGPRLRASQSLHSMFSVQENNKLNLRHSLSSTPLIEDQGPSQPHLLGRSLPREEPAPPLAEADRESSFEDLEQFLTWSSSEVWPSGFQAAAGRKVSQQEQLKAVVKDIHNAIDRLLSLTLLAFEGLNTASSKDQCVARLEEAFFAPLWTPLLAVYRNVYKTRELALARSMELYRNTLPSEMGISPKLLPQGSRPRGIGSYPYCSAVQELMLLPLGTCPQKKLDCIVRTLRVICECSEEYWGGREGKPQPAAAAIGADDLLPILSYVVLKSNLPQLVSECTALEEFIHEGYLIGEEGYCLTSLQSALSYVESLHGPALSK, encoded by the exons ATGCTGCTGCCCTGGGCCCCGGGGTCGTGCCGCGCAGCCGCTGTCGGTCGCCGGCCAAATAAATGGCTGCGGAGCCCCAAGGGAGCCTGCAGGGCTGGGTTTCTCCGTCTCTTCCTCTGCTGGCAGGAGGCCTACCTGGAGTACCTGAGGAGCATCCACTTCATTTCCCAGGCTCTGCTGGAAGAGGCAGCTGCCGCGAAAG ATGGGGGTGAGGTGGTGATGCCCCCCGACACAGCGAAGATGCTGAAGGTGGCAGAGCAGTGCCTGGAGAGGGCCAAGAGCAGCGTTGCCAAGCTGG GAAGAGCGAAGGCAAAGCTGTCCACGGAGAGGAGTCTGGGCCCTACTCCCGGCTGCCGACACCGCAGGGTGTTGTCGGATGAAGGGGGGAAGCTGTCCCCTTTCCTGCCTCCCGAGATGTTCCAGAAGTTGCAGACGACTGAAGCGGCAAGTATGAAAAA GGAACTCACCCCCTTGGAGGAGGCGTCGCTGCAGAACCAGAAGCTGAAGGCTGCCTACGAGGCCCGACTAGCGCGGCTGAACCCCAGCCAGGCTGTGCAGAAGACCTCTCTG ACTCTTTCCCTGCAGCGTCAGATGATGGAGAACTTGGTCATTGCCAAAGCCCGGGAGGAGACA CtccagaggaagatggaagagcgCCGGCTGAGGCTGCAGGAAGCCGCCAACAG GAGGTTTTCCAGCAACGCAGTGTTGACccaagaagagcaggagcagaggGCCATCTACGCTGCCATCCTGGAGTACGAGCAGGACCAC GAGTGGCCGAGGCTCTGGAAGGTGCAGCTGAAGAAGAACCCCAGTGATTTGTTGCTGGTGCCCAAACTCATCTCCCACCTGCTCAG cTTTGCCGATCACCCCATCTGCCAACTGCTGAAGAAGCTGCAGTGCTCCGTCTACAGCCGCATCTACCCGCTTGTGAGCCAGAGTGTGGTGGACAGGCGAGTTCCCGGGAAGGTCACCCGCGGGCTGTCCCTCTCCTCCTCGCTGGATGCGGAGGCGTTCCTGGCCCCAGCCCCCGAGGGACCGAGGCTGCGGGCTTCCCAGAGCCTGCACTCCATGTTCTCCGTCCAGGAAAACAACAAGCTGAACCTCCGGCACAGCCTCTCCAGCACCCCCCTCATCGAGGACCAGGGCCCGAGCCAGCCCCACCTGCTGGGCCGGAGCCTCCCTCGGGAAGAGCCGGCGCCCCCCCTGGCTGAGGCCGACCGGGAGAGCTCTTTTGAAGACCTGGAGCAGTTCTTGACCTGGAGCAGTTCTGAGGTGTGGCCGTCGGGCTTCCAGGCCGCTGCGGGGCGGAAGGTGTCCCAGCAGGAGCAGCTGAAGGCCGTGGTGAAGGACATCCACAACGCCATTG ATAGACTGCTCTCCCTGACTCTGCTGGCCTTTGAAGGCCTCAACACGGCCTCTTCCAAGGACCAGTGTGTCGCACGCCTTGAAGAAGCTTTCTTTGCCCCCCTCTGGACCCCACTCTTGGCTGTATATAG GAACGTCTACAAAACGCGGGAGCTGGCCCTGGCCAGGAGCATGGAGCTCTACAGAAACACACTCCCCTCCGAAATGGGCATCTCTCCCAAGCTCCTTCCCCAGGGCAGTCGGCCCAGGGGGATCGGCTCCTACCCTTATTGCTCAGCCGTGCAGGAGTTGATGCTGCTCCCCCTGGGGACCTGTCCGCAGAAGAAGCTGGATTGCATTG TGCGGACGTTGCGTGTTATCTGTGAATGCTCTGAGGAATACTGGGGAGGCCGAGAGGGCAAGCCGCAGCCAGCAGCAGCCGCCAT CGGAGCAGACGACCTCCTTCCCATCCTGTCTTACGTGGTGCTGAAGAGCAACCTGCCGCAGCTGGTGTCGGAGTGCACGGCGCTGGAGGAATTCATCCATGAAGG GTACCTGATTGGCGAGGAGGGCTACTGCTTGACTTCTCTCCAGAGCGCCCTCTCCTACGTGGAGTCCCTGCATGGGCCGGCCCTCAGCAAGTAG
- the SPATA33 gene encoding spermatogenesis-associated protein 33, translating to MGRSQSKHEDPAGGIDTGKIKDPKIPQVKPEQNAHAHQGMGHPSTSRSPRKSLVHSNVEAPDKQGKRKRTVPKIVVSGPSNEHLATTTIDDELPETKTIRDSEDYGPYTVHSKPSTIDAYRTTTEKQ from the exons ATGGGGCGGTCTCAAAGCAAGCATGAAGACCCGGCAGGAG GCATAGATACTGGCAAGATAAAAGATCCCAAGATTCCACAAGTCAAACCGGAGCAGAATGCACACGCTCACCAAGGCATGGGCCATCCCTCAACATccagatcaccaaggaagtcactGGTTCATTCTAATGTAGAAG CACCTGATAaacaaggaaagaggaaaaggacTGTTCCCAAAATTGTGGTCAGTGGGCCCTCCAACGAACATCTGGCAACCACCACCATTGACGACGAACTTCCTGAGACTAAAACCATCCGGGATTCAGAAGACTACGGCCCCTATACGGTGCACTCAAAACCCAGCACAATAGATGCTTATAGAACCACCACAGAAAAGCAGTGA
- the CHMP1A gene encoding charged multivesicular body protein 1a isoform X1, which produces MSETIRKWHERGSPGKGRRQRLRPGWTFTAKQLEKLSKKAEKDSKAEQAKVKKALQQKNVECARVYAENAIRKKNEGVNWLRMASRVDAVASKVQTAVTMKGVTKNMAQVTKALDKALSSMDLQKVSAVMDKFEHQVQNLDVHTSVMEDSMSSATTLTTPQEQVDSLIVQIAEENGLEVMDQLNQLPEGASAVAESSVRSQEDQLSRRLAALRN; this is translated from the exons ATGTCCGAGACGATCCGGAAGTGGCATGAACGCGGAAGTCCTGGTAAGGGACGCAGGCAGAGACTCCGGCCAGGATGGACG TTCACAGCCAAGCAGTTGGAGAAGCTCTCCAAGAAGGCGGAAAAGGATTCCAAAGCTGAGCAAGCCAAAGTCAAGAAG GCCCTTCAGCAGAAGAACGTGGAGTGTGCCCGTGTCTACGCAGAGAATGCCATCCGGAAGAAGAACGAGGGCGTCAACTGGCTCCGCATGGCTTCCCGAGTGGACGCGGTGGCCTCCAAGGTCCAGACTGCAGTGACCATGAAAGGG GTGACGAAAAACATGGCCCAGGTGACGAAGGCCTTGGACAAAGCCCTCAGCTCCATGGACCTGCAGAAGGTCTCGGCTGTGATGGACAAATTTGAGCATCAGGTGCAGAACTTGGACGTTCATACTTCG GTGATGGAGGACTCCATGAGCTCAGCCACGACGCTGACCACGCCCCAGGAGCAGGTGGACAGCCTGATTGTGCAGATCGCGGAGGAGAACGGCCTGGAGGTCATGGATCAGCTGAACCAGCTGCCCGAGGGCGCCTCGGCGGTGGCAGAGAGCTCCGTGCGTTCCCAGGAGGACCAGCTATCACGAAg GTTGGCTGCCTTGCGGAATTAG
- the VPS9D1 gene encoding VPS9 domain-containing protein 1 isoform X2: MAASAAAGGEAAAAAAAARPLQGAMKLAKGALELDAGDRPREAYLEYLRSIHFISQALLEEAAAAKDGGEVVMPPDTAKMLKVAEQCLERAKSSVAKLGRAKAKLSTERSLGPTPGCRHRRVLSDEGGKLSPFLPPEMFQKLQTTEAASMKKELTPLEEASLQNQKLKAAYEARLARLNPSQAVQKTSLTLSLQRQMMENLVIAKAREETLQRKMEERRLRLQEAANRRFSSNAVLTQEEQEQRAIYAAILEYEQDHEWPRLWKVQLKKNPSDLLLVPKLISHLLSFADHPICQLLKKLQCSVYSRIYPLVSQSVVDRRVPGKVTRGLSLSSSLDAEAFLAPAPEGPRLRASQSLHSMFSVQENNKLNLRHSLSSTPLIEDQGPSQPHLLGRSLPREEPAPPLAEADRESSFEDLEQFLTWSSSEVWPSGFQAAAGRKVSQQEQLKAVVKDIHNAIDRLLSLTLLAFEGLNTASSKDQCVARLEEAFFAPLWTPLLAVYRNVYKTRELALARSMELYRNTLPSEMGISPKLLPQGSRPRGIGSYPYCSAVQELMLLPLGTCPQKKLDCIVRTLRVICECSEEYWGGREGKPQPAAAAIGADDLLPILSYVVLKSNLPQLVSECTALEEFIHEGYLIGEEGYCLTSLQSALSYVESLHGPALSK; this comes from the exons ATGGCCGCCTCGGCTGCGGCGggcggggaggcggcggcggcggcggcggcggcgaggccCTTGCAGGGGGCCATGAAGCTGGCGAAGGGCGCGCTGGAGCTGGACGCCGGGGACCGGCCGCGG GAGGCCTACCTGGAGTACCTGAGGAGCATCCACTTCATTTCCCAGGCTCTGCTGGAAGAGGCAGCTGCCGCGAAAG ATGGGGGTGAGGTGGTGATGCCCCCCGACACAGCGAAGATGCTGAAGGTGGCAGAGCAGTGCCTGGAGAGGGCCAAGAGCAGCGTTGCCAAGCTGG GAAGAGCGAAGGCAAAGCTGTCCACGGAGAGGAGTCTGGGCCCTACTCCCGGCTGCCGACACCGCAGGGTGTTGTCGGATGAAGGGGGGAAGCTGTCCCCTTTCCTGCCTCCCGAGATGTTCCAGAAGTTGCAGACGACTGAAGCGGCAAGTATGAAAAA GGAACTCACCCCCTTGGAGGAGGCGTCGCTGCAGAACCAGAAGCTGAAGGCTGCCTACGAGGCCCGACTAGCGCGGCTGAACCCCAGCCAGGCTGTGCAGAAGACCTCTCTG ACTCTTTCCCTGCAGCGTCAGATGATGGAGAACTTGGTCATTGCCAAAGCCCGGGAGGAGACA CtccagaggaagatggaagagcgCCGGCTGAGGCTGCAGGAAGCCGCCAACAG GAGGTTTTCCAGCAACGCAGTGTTGACccaagaagagcaggagcagaggGCCATCTACGCTGCCATCCTGGAGTACGAGCAGGACCAC GAGTGGCCGAGGCTCTGGAAGGTGCAGCTGAAGAAGAACCCCAGTGATTTGTTGCTGGTGCCCAAACTCATCTCCCACCTGCTCAG cTTTGCCGATCACCCCATCTGCCAACTGCTGAAGAAGCTGCAGTGCTCCGTCTACAGCCGCATCTACCCGCTTGTGAGCCAGAGTGTGGTGGACAGGCGAGTTCCCGGGAAGGTCACCCGCGGGCTGTCCCTCTCCTCCTCGCTGGATGCGGAGGCGTTCCTGGCCCCAGCCCCCGAGGGACCGAGGCTGCGGGCTTCCCAGAGCCTGCACTCCATGTTCTCCGTCCAGGAAAACAACAAGCTGAACCTCCGGCACAGCCTCTCCAGCACCCCCCTCATCGAGGACCAGGGCCCGAGCCAGCCCCACCTGCTGGGCCGGAGCCTCCCTCGGGAAGAGCCGGCGCCCCCCCTGGCTGAGGCCGACCGGGAGAGCTCTTTTGAAGACCTGGAGCAGTTCTTGACCTGGAGCAGTTCTGAGGTGTGGCCGTCGGGCTTCCAGGCCGCTGCGGGGCGGAAGGTGTCCCAGCAGGAGCAGCTGAAGGCCGTGGTGAAGGACATCCACAACGCCATTG ATAGACTGCTCTCCCTGACTCTGCTGGCCTTTGAAGGCCTCAACACGGCCTCTTCCAAGGACCAGTGTGTCGCACGCCTTGAAGAAGCTTTCTTTGCCCCCCTCTGGACCCCACTCTTGGCTGTATATAG GAACGTCTACAAAACGCGGGAGCTGGCCCTGGCCAGGAGCATGGAGCTCTACAGAAACACACTCCCCTCCGAAATGGGCATCTCTCCCAAGCTCCTTCCCCAGGGCAGTCGGCCCAGGGGGATCGGCTCCTACCCTTATTGCTCAGCCGTGCAGGAGTTGATGCTGCTCCCCCTGGGGACCTGTCCGCAGAAGAAGCTGGATTGCATTG TGCGGACGTTGCGTGTTATCTGTGAATGCTCTGAGGAATACTGGGGAGGCCGAGAGGGCAAGCCGCAGCCAGCAGCAGCCGCCAT CGGAGCAGACGACCTCCTTCCCATCCTGTCTTACGTGGTGCTGAAGAGCAACCTGCCGCAGCTGGTGTCGGAGTGCACGGCGCTGGAGGAATTCATCCATGAAGG GTACCTGATTGGCGAGGAGGGCTACTGCTTGACTTCTCTCCAGAGCGCCCTCTCCTACGTGGAGTCCCTGCATGGGCCGGCCCTCAGCAAGTAG
- the CHMP1A gene encoding charged multivesicular body protein 1a isoform X3 → MDDTLFQLKFTAKQLEKLSKKAEKDSKAEQAKVKKALQQKNVECARVYAENAIRKKNEGVNWLRMASRVDAVASKVQTAVTMKGVTKNMAQVTKALDKALSSMDLQKVSAVMDKFEHQVQNLDVHTSVMEDSMSSATTLTTPQEQVDSLIVQIAEENGLEVMDQLNQLPEGASAVAESSVRSQEDQLSRRLAALRN, encoded by the exons ATGGACG ACACTCTCTTCCAGTTAAAG TTCACAGCCAAGCAGTTGGAGAAGCTCTCCAAGAAGGCGGAAAAGGATTCCAAAGCTGAGCAAGCCAAAGTCAAGAAG GCCCTTCAGCAGAAGAACGTGGAGTGTGCCCGTGTCTACGCAGAGAATGCCATCCGGAAGAAGAACGAGGGCGTCAACTGGCTCCGCATGGCTTCCCGAGTGGACGCGGTGGCCTCCAAGGTCCAGACTGCAGTGACCATGAAAGGG GTGACGAAAAACATGGCCCAGGTGACGAAGGCCTTGGACAAAGCCCTCAGCTCCATGGACCTGCAGAAGGTCTCGGCTGTGATGGACAAATTTGAGCATCAGGTGCAGAACTTGGACGTTCATACTTCG GTGATGGAGGACTCCATGAGCTCAGCCACGACGCTGACCACGCCCCAGGAGCAGGTGGACAGCCTGATTGTGCAGATCGCGGAGGAGAACGGCCTGGAGGTCATGGATCAGCTGAACCAGCTGCCCGAGGGCGCCTCGGCGGTGGCAGAGAGCTCCGTGCGTTCCCAGGAGGACCAGCTATCACGAAg GTTGGCTGCCTTGCGGAATTAG
- the SPATA2L gene encoding spermatogenesis-associated protein 2-like protein, protein MSPSAALQEEYRRCLERDFRRGHSGVCADSSLKQKLWRQLLEDPELHWALQGEDTFAMLAGALRGQLDLGAALQNLSRAFEVLELAAINLYFFPWRKEFSTIKTFSGVYVHVLQGVLSEADITKSFHRMGYVQKDHLHLVISQLPPGAGLLRVACSFFAAQVECQILGKIVEELEPCQIFSEELLQARREARGGLEGCVAKLQSLAHWPRGNDFCVEPADGVDLYRESPEGLEPYCEPAGARPPPQHQPPHYEHLSSPRLRSKELRARSPQCPSEGRSQLWGPGQEQPYGNGLVTPEGPDLETSFSFISLRRELSKSSDTDYPTQPGSWFLSPSPRYDSPSPQPHGANSPAPPPARQLRSPQLSPVGLRRAQGLGSGVAGPEPARYHLHSCLLPGALPLSCCGSCRLLHGNICDMAQHCRSSHHVEELQSEKQQRLWLQRTEVDKLLQEGDG, encoded by the exons ATGAGTCCCAGTGCTGCGCTGCAGGAGGAATACCGCCGCTGCTTGGAGAGGGATTTCCGCAGAGGTCACTCGGGGGTATGTGCGGACTCATCTCTGAAACAGAAGCTGTGGCGCCAGCTGTTGGAGGACCCGGAGCTGCACTGGGCGCTGCAAGGGGAAGATACCTTTGCCATGCTTGCGGGGGCCCTGCGGGGGCAGCTGGACCTGGGGGCGGCCCTCCAGAATCTCTCCAGGGCCTTCGAGGTGCTGGAGCTGGCAGCCATCAATCTGTACTTCTTCCCCTGGCGCAAAGAATTCAGCACCATAAAA aCCTTCTCTGGAGTTTACGTGCACGTTCTCCAAGGAGTCCTCTCCGAGGCTGACATTACCAAGAGCTTCCACCGGATGGGCTATGTCCAGAAAGACCACCTCCACCTGGTGATTTCCCAGCTGCCGCCGGGGGCTGGCCTGCTCCGCGTTGCTTGCAGCTTCTTTGCGGCCCAGGTGGAGTGCCAGATCCTGGGCAAGATTGTGGAGGAGCTGGAGCCTTGCCAAATCttctctgaagagctgctgcagGCCCGGAGGGAGGCCCGGGGCGGCCTGGAGGGCTGCGTGGCCAAGCTGCAGAGCCTGGCGCACTGGCCCAGGGGCAACGACTTCTGCGTGGAGCCGGCTGATGGGGTGGACCTGTACAGGGAGAGCCCCGAGGGACTGGAGCCCTATTGCGAGCCGGCGGGAGCCAGGCCCCCGCCTCAGCATCAGCCTCCCCACTACGAGCACCTCAGCAGCCCCAGGCTGAGGAGCAAAGAGCTGCGTGCCAGGAGCCCCCAGTGCCCgtcggagggcaggagccagctgtGGGGCCCTGGCCAGGAGCAGCCCTATGGGAATGGGCTCGTGACCCCCGAGGGGCCTGACCTGGAGACCTCCTTCTCTTTCATCTCCTTGAGGCGGGAGCTCAGCAAGTCGAGTGACACGGATTACCCCACGCAGCCGGGAAGCTGGTTCTTGTCGCCCAGTCCCCGCTATGATAGTCCCAGCCCGCAGCCGCATGGTGCAAACAGCCCGGCTCCTCCTCCTGCCAGGCAGCTGCGGAGCCCCCAGTTGAGTCCCGTGGGCCTGCGGCGAGCGCAAGGGCTGGGCTCAGGGGTGGCGGGGCCAGAGCCCGCCCGCTACCATCTGCACTCGTGCCTGCTCCCAGGGGCCCTCCCTTTGTCCTGCTGCGGCAGCTGCCGGTTGCTGCACGGCAACATCTGCGACATGGCCCAGCACTGTCGCAGCTCCCATCACGTCGAAGAGTTGCAGAGCGAGAAGCAGCAGCGCCTCTGGCTGCAGCGGACAGAGGTGGACAAGCTGTTGCAAGAGGGGGATGGGTAG